In Aegilops tauschii subsp. strangulata cultivar AL8/78 chromosome 3, Aet v6.0, whole genome shotgun sequence, one genomic interval encodes:
- the LOC109764070 gene encoding uncharacterized protein isoform X5, whose protein sequence is MDRQARARVDLECMLLDETKEPKALPLSLLENITNNFSPGHKIGSGGFAVVYKGVLDNGTVAVKKLSNTYLYEDKFWQEIECLMKAKHKNIVRFLGYCSDTQEEFLKYEGKSIMAGIQERILCFEYVPKGDLLKYISDASSGLEWRDRYKIIKGICEGLNYLHTQNIVHLDLKPANILMDDKMVPKITDFGVSRCFKEDQTRTIVTIVAGTPGYLAPEFTNGVITFKYDLYALGVIIMEILTGAKGYHEAGEVLERWSSRLETSQKLQDQLDVYLVELRFPVRTNTDEHTVFRLIEKSTKPWRCFASLPLYGIVPSRFTTYTLVVTTQQQERLPEETEYDLILQSSLSGDKKIPTSRDQSKYKKLFDEAKESGSEVREMLKTVFASQEQTMSATISRRIKDQRIISLKNTHGVLCSLDAHPTEPCIITGHQNGDVCIWNYDTQRQMDSFSISKESVMPSYVPKKVHSVKVVSRKKWFVAGTSDGVIHVYNYDNKIQKLRSFRAASDCFITSMAVNPTRPYILSSAYRDMKLWDWSKGWECRHSFVEEHSDTIRQVAFNPMDTSIFASASDDLTVKVWSIDSPESKYTLSGHLDKVNCFDFFTCDDRQYLITGSDDHTAKIWDMEEKACVHTMEAFMSPVISVIAFPDSPYLITGSRDGSVYFWSSSKFSEFCKVPRLERIVNFGSGGAIWGFGRFMGSRRIVIGQEYTVSIMAIDNEDEPFASEDSNENPI, encoded by the exons ATGGATCGCCAAGCTCGTGCCCGGGTCGACCTGGAGTGTATGCTGTTGGATGAAACCAAAGAACCGAAGGCTCTGCCGTTATCACTTCTTGAAAACATCACAAACAATTTCTCTCCGGGCCATAAAATTGGAAGTGGCGGATTTGCGGTGGTCTATAAG GGAGTCCTTGACAATGGCACGGTCGCTGTGAAGAAGTTGTCCAACACGTATTTGTATGAGGATAAGTTCTGGCAGGAGATTGAATGTCTGATGAAGGCGAAGCACAAAAATATAGTACGGTTTCTGGGATACTGTAGCGACACACAGGAGGAATTCTTAAAATATGAAGGAAAATCTATCATGGCTGGCATTCAAGAAAGAATACTCTGCTTTGAGTATGTACCCAAGGGGGATCTTTTGAAGTATATCTCTG ATGCATCTAGTGGACTTGAATGGCGTGATCGCTACAAAATAATAAAAGGAATCTGTGAGGGATTGAATTACCTTCACACACAAAATATTGTTCACCTGGATCTTAAGCCAGCAAATATACTCATGGACGATAAAATGGTGCCGAAAATCACTGACTTTGGTGTATCGAGGTGCTTCAAAGAAGACCAAACCCGGACTATTGTTACAATAGTTGCTGGAACCCC TGGATATCTGGCACCAGAATTCACCAATGGCGTAATTACATTCAAATATGACTTGTATGCTCTTGGTGTTATAATCATGGAGATACTAACTGGAGCAAAAGGATACCATGAAGCTGGGGAA GTACTTGAAAGGTGGAGCAGTAGGCTGGAAACATCACAGAAACTGCAA GACCAACTTGACGTGTACCTTGTCGAGCTTCGCTTCCCTGTCAGAACCAACACAGATGAACACACGGTATTCAGGCTTATAGAGAAGAGCACCAagccttggcgttgctttgcaAGTCTCCCACTATACGGCATTGTGCCTTCCAGGTTCACCACATACACTCTCGTTGTTACAACGCAACAGCAAGAGAGGCTACCAGAAGAAACGGAGTATGATCTGATCCTGCAGAGCAGTCTGTCTGGAGATAAAAAAATCCCTACTTCGAGAGACCAATCTAAGTATAAAAAGTTATTCGATGAAGCTAAAGAGTCAGGGAGTGAAGTGCGTGAGATGCTGAAAACTGTTTTTGCTTCGCAAGAACAGACAATGTCCGCG ACAATCTCAAGAAGAATAAAG GATCAACGGATCATATCCCTTAAGAATACTCATGGTGTTCTGTGCTCCCTTGATGCACACCCTACGGAGCCATG cattataacaggtCATCAGAACGGAGATGTTTGCATATGGAACTATGACACGCAG AGGCAGATGGATTCATTTAGTATCTCGAAGGAGTCAGTCATGCCTTCTTACGTACCAAAAAAAG TTCATTCCGTTAAAGTTGTCTCAAGAAAGAAATGGTTTGTGGCTGGAACATCTGATGGTGTGATCCATGTGTACAATTATGACAACAAAATACAGAAACTCAGAAGCTTCAGAGCCGCCAGTGATTGCTTCATCACATCAATGGCCGTCAATCCAACCCGTCCGTACATATTGTCATCGGCTTATCGTGATATGAAGCTCTGGGACTGGAGCAAGGGGTGGGAGTGCAGACATTCATTCGTGGAAGAACACTCCGATACTATACGTCAAGTTGCATTTAACCCAATGGACACCAGCATTTTTGCAAGTGCTTCAGATGATCTCACGGTAAAG GTTTGGAGCATTGATTCTCCTGAATCTAAATATACCTTGTCTGGGCATCTGGACAAAGTGAACTGTTTCGATTTCTTCACATGTGATGATCGACAATATTTGATTACTGGCTCTGACGACCACACTGCTAAG ATATGGGACATGGAGGAAAAGGCCTGTGTTCATACAATGGAAGCTTTCATGTCTCCAGTAATTTCTGTCATTGCCTTTCCCGATAGCCCATATCTGATTACAGGTTCAAGAGATGGCTCTGTTTATTTCTGGAGCTCCAGTAAATTCAG TGAATTCTGCAAAGTTCCTAGGCTGGAGAGAATCGTGAACTTTGGCTCTGGTGGAGCTATTTGGGGTTTCGGACGTTTCATGGGGTCAAGAAG GATTGTGATCGGACAAGAGTACACAGTGTCAATCATGGCCATCGACAATGAAGATGAACCATTTGCTAGTGAGGACAGCAATGAAAACCCCATATAA